Proteins from a single region of candidate division WOR-3 bacterium:
- the ffh gene encoding signal recognition particle protein, which translates to MFQNLTDRFQIFRRKVLGYGRITRTEIDLILKDLRITLLEADVHYQVVKEFIENIQKKSLNQNLDKRLNPGELVMKIVFDELVQLLGSKPQHINFKNTGPTIISLLGLQGVGKTTTAAKIAHRFNNKKPLLVPADAKRPAAVEQLTQLGKRNNIPVFPLKDGDPVLTAKLAKETAEKQNYGLVIIDTAGRLHIDEELVEELIKINNTVKPDYKILVADGMTGQDAVNQAKTFKEKVGLDGVILTKLDGDARGGAALSIARVSGVPLYYIGISENIDGLEEFYPDRIAQRILGMGDVVSLVEKVKTIEKEVDQAKLQKKIAKGDLNLEDFMEQMKAVKKLGPLSKLAGMLPGVKEADVDEKEFKKIEAIINSMTKKERQNPEIIDGSRRRRIALGSGTTVADVNQLLKQFFYARDLLKKLAHSKLPGKSPFKLK; encoded by the coding sequence AGATTTAATATTAAAGGATTTGCGCATTACACTCCTTGAAGCAGATGTTCATTATCAGGTTGTGAAGGAGTTTATTGAAAATATCCAGAAAAAGTCATTGAATCAAAATCTTGATAAGAGATTGAATCCTGGCGAATTAGTGATGAAAATCGTATTTGATGAACTTGTCCAATTGTTAGGAAGCAAGCCACAGCATATCAATTTTAAAAACACCGGTCCAACAATAATAAGCCTTCTTGGATTGCAGGGTGTTGGGAAAACAACCACTGCCGCAAAGATTGCGCATCGTTTTAATAATAAAAAGCCGCTCCTTGTTCCGGCAGATGCAAAAAGGCCAGCAGCAGTTGAGCAGCTTACCCAGTTGGGGAAGAGAAACAATATTCCCGTTTTCCCATTAAAAGATGGTGACCCGGTTCTGACCGCAAAACTCGCAAAAGAGACTGCAGAAAAACAGAATTATGGGCTTGTTATAATTGATACTGCAGGAAGACTGCATATTGATGAGGAACTTGTTGAGGAGTTGATAAAAATAAATAACACCGTAAAACCCGATTACAAAATTCTCGTAGCTGACGGTATGACCGGACAGGATGCGGTAAATCAGGCAAAAACATTTAAAGAAAAAGTTGGACTTGATGGTGTAATTCTTACCAAACTTGATGGTGATGCAAGGGGTGGAGCAGCATTGTCAATTGCGAGGGTTTCGGGTGTGCCTTTATACTACATTGGTATAAGTGAAAATATTGATGGGCTTGAGGAATTCTATCCGGACAGAATTGCCCAAAGGATTCTGGGGATGGGAGATGTAGTAAGCCTTGTAGAAAAAGTAAAAACAATAGAAAAAGAAGTAGATCAGGCAAAACTACAGAAAAAGATTGCTAAGGGTGATTTGAATCTTGAAGATTTTATGGAACAAATGAAGGCAGTGAAAAAACTCGGGCCACTCTCCAAACTCGCGGGTATGCTTCCTGGTGTGAAAGAAGCAGATGTTGATGAAAAAGAATTCAAAAAGATTGAAGCAATAATAAACTCAATGACAAAAAAAGAACGGCAAAATCCAGAGATAATTGATGGTTCAAGGAGACGCAGAATTGCTTTAGGGAGTGGTACGACCGTAGCAGATGTGAATCAGTTATTAAAGCAATTTTTTTATGCACGGGATTTATTGAAGAAATTGGCGCACAGTAAATTACCCGGAAAGAGTCCATTTAAGCTAAAATAA